The DNA window TCACATAAGCAGGATTCTctctactgtttttgttttttgttttgtctttttgccttttcttgagccattcccatggcatatggaggttcccaggctaggggttgaattggagctgtagccgccggcctacaccagagccacagcaacacaggatccaagcctcatctgtgacccacaccacagctcacggcaatgccggatccttaacccactgagcaaggccagggatcgaacccgcaacctcatggttcctagttggattcattaaccactgtgccatgacaggaactccggattctCTCTACTGTTCATGGTTTCTTGACCATCAAAAAGGTGTTTGTCAAGTAACTACCACATAGACCTGGGCCTCATGAGAAGACAGAACCAGCACAACGAAACACGGATGTTTCGTCCAGGGCTCCCCACCCCTCATTGCCAATGTTATTTAATCTCCTGGCACAGGTCTAGGTGCCTTAGAATTatcatctcggagttcccgtcgtggcgcagtggttaatgaatccgactaggaaccatgaggttgcgggttcggtccttgcccttgctcagtgggttaatgatccagcgctgccgtgagctgtgttgtaggttgcagatgcggctcggatcctgcgttgctgtggctctggcataggccggtggctgcagctccaattagacccctagcctgggaacctccatatgctgtgggagcggcccaagaaatagcaaaaagacaaaaaaaaaaaaaaaagaattatcatctCATGTAATCCACAAAGCAGCCTTCGGAGGTGGTGCATCCAATTAATATCCCATTTccctgatgaggaaactgaggcgcagagaGGTGACTGATCATCCAGGGCAAAGCCTAAGTAAGAAGCTGAGCCTGCATTTGAACCCAGATCACCAAGGCTTTCAGAGCTAGGCTGGCAAACTCACACcaccctctccttttctctgacTCCCTGGACAAAGATTTCGGATCACCGTAAGGATAGtagagggggtggggtgaggctgaTGGGAGCTTATGGTCTCCAAAGCCTTTCATAGGAGGTAGTAGCGATTTGGGCAGGATAGCCCCCATCAGGtgaccaacccccacccccagcccacctgcTTGAGCGTGAGGTTGAAGAATGAGTCGTAGAAATCCCACTGTAGGATATCACCATGCATCTGCGCCTCCATGGCCAGCAGCCGGTTGACCTTGAGTGCCTCCAACGGGTTGGGGTCCGTGCCCACCAGGAAGAGGCGGCGCACAAGGAAGCCGTGTACCTGGCGCTCATGGCCCCACGTGCGCCGCACCAGTTCCCGGCGCTCATAATTGCTGGGCGAGGACTTGATCACCAGCAGCAGGAAGACTGGCTGTGCGCACTTGTCCGGCGGCACATCCTGGAGCAGCACGAAATCCCGGCAGTGTTTGTAGAGCAGGAAGTTGCGTATGTGCTGTGGCTGCTTGGCGAAGTCAGGCAGGGAGGCCATTGAGGCATTGGCCTGGCAGGAAGAGGACAGGGGGCGGGAGGGTGGTGGAGAGGGCCAGACCAGAGCCAAGGGGGTACTTGGCGGCTCCTTCAGGCCTGGGCAGGTGGGTGGTGACATGTGCagattgaagaagaagaagagagtgaAGGTGCCCAGAGCCACGACCAGTCCCACTTCAGTCCGCAGGGGCCGCAGACACCTCATCCTGGTCCCCAGAGTTTGCGATTGGTCCGAGGAGACCTCTGGGCAGCTCCTGCAGATGATAACACTCAATGAAGATGCCTGAAGATGCCAGATCGGCCAAGCACTTTTCCTGAGCTAACTGTGGACCTCAAGCCTGGGTGCATCTCTACATTTGCTCAGATTGGTAAAATACTGAAAttcacccccacctcctgctctACCCCATGTTGGCTCTGACTGTTGCCTGGGCCCTGCTGGGAATCAATGTTTTCAGAGAAAACAGGCATGGAGATAACAAGGCGAGTCCCTCAGATTCACTGTGCCCAGAATTCTCCCCATCCAACCTTGTCCTCTTCGTGTCCCTGCCTCAAAGATGATCCAAGGAGCCCAGGAGACAGAGAATTCCCTTTTTAGAA is part of the Sus scrofa isolate TJ Tabasco breed Duroc chromosome 2, Sscrofa11.1, whole genome shotgun sequence genome and encodes:
- the B3GNT3 gene encoding N-acetyllactosaminide beta-1,3-N-acetylglucosaminyltransferase 3, which encodes MRCLRPLRTEVGLVVALGTFTLFFFFNLHMSPPTCPGLKEPPSTPLALVWPSPPPSRPLSSSCQANASMASLPDFAKQPQHIRNFLLYKHCRDFVLLQDVPPDKCAQPVFLLLVIKSSPSNYERRELVRRTWGHERQVHGFLVRRLFLVGTDPNPLEALKVNRLLAMEAQMHGDILQWDFYDSFFNLTLKQVLFLQWQETRCTNASFVLNGDDDVFAHTGNMVTYLQGHNPDHHLFVGHLIHNVGPIRFPWSKYYVPKVVMEDEHYPPYCGGGGFLLSRFTATALRRAARTLDLFPIDDVFMGMCLKREGLEPASHSGVRTAGVQVPSSRLSSFDPCYYRELLLVHRFLPYEMLLMWDALSQPNLSCGKRTQIY